tacaaacatcCGAATAAAGAAACTCAAGATGCATTTTTACTCAACTTTTGTATTCCCGAAATACCAAAGCGAAGCAAAGGAAAATATCATCAAGTCGAAAACCTTCCAAACGACATTCACTGTTTACAGTTCCatgcaaaagaaaaaaatccgTGTATGCCAAAGAGCATTTCTGCGTATCTTACACATTACAAAACATCGCGTGCAATATATTGCAAAGAGATTTGTTGAATCTGGAGGAGAACCGGTTAAAGAAAGAAGAGGAGGATCGcacaaaagtaaaaagtttGCCGCGAAGAAGAATGCAGTTATgctgtttattaatatgttttacgtGGACGAGCCGCATTACTGTCGGGGACACTCCGAGAGACGTTATTTGCCTGCTGAACTTTCTATCAACAAAATGAGGAAAATGTACAACAACCAGGAAGGATTAGAGGAAGATCTGAAAGTTAAGAAGGGATATTTCCggaaaatattcaataacaaTTACAACCTCGGCTTTGGCAGTCCCAGAACAGATGTGTGTTCTGTTTGTCTTCAGCTCTTTGAAAAAATCAAAAGAGAAAGTGATGAAACAGAAAAACAACGTCTATGTGTAGAATCCAGAGTCCACAAGTTAAAAGCCAAAGCATTTTATGCCTTAGTAAAAGAAGAACAATCAGACTTAAAAACTCTATCGTTTGACTGTCAAAAAAATTTACCACTCCCAAAAACTCCTGATCAAATTACGTACTATCCTAGACAGTTGTACCTGTATAATTGCACAGTTGTAGAAGGTTCTTCAAAGGCCCCAATGACCCGAGAAAATGTTTTCGCCTATTGCTGGACTGAAGACGAATATGCTAAAGGAGCCAATGAAATTACGTCCGTACTATGGCATCGGCTAGGAAACACGGACTTTACAGGTATACGAACAGTAAGGCTGATAGCCGATGGCTGTCCAGGACAAAATAAGAATTCTATAATGCTAACAATGTGCTCAAAATGGCTACTTATAGTACGAATAGTTTTTCCTGTCGTTGGCCATTCTTTCCTACCTCCAGATAGAGTATTTGCGCATGTAGAAAAGGAGACCAGGAAATTAGAGTGCAACATAACTCCAGAAAATTACTTGGATATAATTGGATCACATAGCACTATTGTGCGTTTGGGCTGACTGTTAAGTGTTCAATTTCAAGAAAAGCATGAGTACAGTAATGAAAGATGTTGGATCATGTCACTTTCAGTTCAAAAAATGCAAAAGATTTTTCATTAAGCGATCTGTTCAAACAGGAAacgttgttattaatggtGAGGTAAACTATAATAAACGTGGTGGAGTTTTCAAAAAAGTTAACCCAAAAAACAAAACCGTCGCCAATATAAACCCCGACGCAATCGAAATAAAAACTGTGAAACTAAAGCCTGCTAAATTAGTGGACGTAAAAAAACTCTTAAGTAGCCATTTCGGTGAAGCTTGGGAAAACCAAGGAGGattctttttttacaaaaacattctTCGAGCACCTATAGAAGAAGAAGATGTTGATTTAACTGAAGCCGTCTGCGAGCCgaagaaaattgttttgtttaaaactttactatttaattttcaataaaaaaaaatctgataacattactttataatttacgGAATTCACCCTTTAAGTactaaagtattaaaatcataatcgCGAGTATTACAGACAAGAAACATGGCAATGTCCATACCTGTACCAATCATATACGGCAGTGGCCAAATGGATCTATCAAATCCGGCAGTGTCCGTCACTTTTTTGCGAATAACTAGCTTATGTGACCAATATTGTAAGAATTTACAGGTTAAAGTGATTTGTAAAGcgtttagttaattttttttaaatagctatGGTGACTAATCTAATGCCAACCGTTTTTTTCGTCTGCTCCAACATGTGATCATGTGGACTCTGCCGCCTTTGAAAGTATATGACTCAattgtaagatttttttttaagtaaaccAAAAGCAACCTGTAAAATCCCTCATAAATTTAACGCAAACATTAGTTTTCAATACTAACTCAATTGCCGGAGAATACGGCGGCATAATTTCCGAATTGAAACTATAAACATATTACTAACTAGAAACATACATACTcacataaataatgtaataatttcgCATTTcctttggattttatttgtctattaCTCGCGTAAACCAAaggcaattttattttctcttaATATATACGTCAACAATTGACTTTTATTGAAATggttactaaaattatatttgaaaataataaaaactaaaattttactaaataataaaacttaaaactaataattgaaCGTAGGaagtacttaaaaaatataggatTAAAATCCGTGTTTCTTATAGACAATGTTTATAGATAGACCAATTTTAATCCCTTACActgttaataatacaataatgtcGGCGTTTTAAGCTAACCTATCGGGTTAGTGAAAGcgtaacttaaatataacaattaacacAAAAAACTAAAGCTAAATTACCATGTACATTCAACCTTTATTTCGAGGTGATGGGGCAGGGGGGGGGGGTTGGTTTTATAAAGAGATTCCAAGTTTGAGTTGTCATTTCGAAATTTCCTCCTAAGGGGCAGCATCAAAGCATCTAGTTTTTGCTGATATTTCTAATGCAATCTCTTTTTCGTTAAACATATCGGAACATTTCTCCTAATGCATAGCCAATGTGGGCCCGAACCCCATACAGCGCCCTCACACAAAACAGTGCAAGAGTTTGtgaaaatacatatatcaaaCACTAATGAACTAAGttcgataattaaatatattatcttaatctagacattaacaaaaataaccgAATAATGCTTTTGACGTCTAAAATACCAACAGTTctcttaaaaaaacaaacatgacAGCCCTCACGCAACTGCTTACTGCAAATCCGGAACTAAATTCCCGTTCATagataatagaatattatgCTATTGTAATTAGTTCTTTATGACCCCAAAAGCATTAACTTGGATTTTTAACCTTCCTATATCACTCAGTTGACGAGTAtgtgatatattatttacatttacaaaaataacgaAGCGAACGacgaatgaaaaatatttcacaaaataaacttttaaagatGGCAATATCCTTTTTTTCggctttacttttattattttgtgtaggAATTTTTCTCTctatataattcaatatttcattCTTCGCTGTTctctaaatctaaaaatacacaaagGTACACTTTCTCTTAGAAAAtacacattaatattaaatatttaacattgagTTGTACTCAATTTTCTACTCTTACCTAAAATTACATTCAGCCTAACTcccttttaattatatttacattaaatgtaCCAGTTAAGAGctacattataatacaattttgtcattataaaaatttgaaaaatttaaataaagccaAATTTAACTCGCCAAAAcctgttacaaaaatatatattttttcattctttttttttacttaaaaactaGGCTTTTCTTCTTGCTTAAGTACCCCTATCTCTTGAAGTACCGCTTCTATGCCTTCTGGCATTCGGCCTTGGTCTAACTCGAGATTCCATGAGTAgaactgtaaataataaatgtttgtgtttagtattgtcttttgttaacatagctgttacttattaagaaaaacactttttgaacggattggaGCTAtgagttattattaaaaacttataattatttacataattctaaattttaaatgttttccgacgtttcgcgtgcttttcagcgtgcggtgtttgtgttTTGTATGATTTTGTATCACCGTAAACCAATAGATCATACGACATTTATGTGTCTGGTACATTGAATACAAtgattctaaaatttaaattaagaacaatcaaaacaataatttccaTAAGGgggcgttcaagtattacataACGTATGGggggagggggggggggggggtcctcttgtaaaacgttacgatgcggggcgttcttcaaaaattgcgtgacgtaatacttgaactaGGGAGTGttcctaaatatattaaaatataaaactcaattattttatcaagtaTTTTTTCTCTCTAATTTTGGCTCTAATCTAGTTAACATTCGTATATGATATTCACATATAGGAAAGCTTAATAATACCTTTTCAAGTTCCTTTCGGAGCGCAAGAACAGATCTCTCCCTATCGGCGACCAGTTCCTCCAGATATTGGTATCTCAGCTTCTTGCGAGCGCGACACTCGCGGGCCGATTGACGACTGCGTTCTGAAATTGTCATAATAACATGTAAGTGACTTTCGGGTAGGTAATATCTTCTATTTCACTGATACTTTTTTAAGCTAGAAGGCAGACTggaatgtatatattttaaactgaaatatatttttgaagcgAAACTTCtatatcggcgttgtaaaaaaaaataccgtcacatttttcggttacgcgtcacctTATacagttacgcgtcacatttttccctTACGCACCATTtcttcttgtccctaccacggttgattcgatgagattcgaagccattaataacaaaaatatataataacgataacaacgatagtaataattttattacaattaatgaaattctgcaataattttagtagcaataaggtaaaatgaaataattgtaatatttgtattcatattcatatggtaataaaatccttttcttaaactttatctaacttaactttatttaacccaTTTCTGcaataaagttgcatatagtagatcatttttggaagaataaggttataaagaagtttcacttcttacgtgcgtacactagtacacgcacatatttttttactcattCTACAAACATTCAACGTGAACCCGTTGTGAAGTCAACTAGATTTCAAGGCGGCGTTAATAGAACAAGCAAtcttacataaatacatttattcctGTTTTGGATTCTAGGTTCAAACCTGCGAAAAATTTTGAAGCGAAACCTACCAGCGAAACTGACAATGTATTCCATAAACTCTAGTAGAATGTTAAAAATTTTGGACCAACGTATggatttaaaacttaatttttaaaaggttttttgtttaaaaattcaattgatCTGAGAGATGAAATTATCAAGGCTGTATTGACATAGTTTTTAAGTAACCGAATCTCTACAAGGAGCATTGCTGTGCGTTCAAGCCCTTGCTCGAAACGAC
This is a stretch of genomic DNA from Pieris brassicae chromosome 1, ilPieBrab1.1, whole genome shotgun sequence. It encodes these proteins:
- the LOC123716357 gene encoding REPTOR-binding partner, giving the protein MNIDFETMAVLEEESQNELSGAYGSTGASGPEGGERREGGKRGRRPGRKAQDKQDMKAKLERSRQSARECRARKKLRYQYLEELVADRERSVLALRKELEKFYSWNLELDQGRMPEGIEAVLQEIGVLKQEEKPSF